One window of Calypte anna isolate BGI_N300 chromosome 9, bCalAnn1_v1.p, whole genome shotgun sequence genomic DNA carries:
- the TFRC gene encoding transferrin receptor protein 1 codes for MDHARAVISTLCGGEPLSYTRFSVARQTDGDNSHVEMNLSADDEEGRERPDHLHASMPPSRRRGRNICFPIIAAVLLLLIGFLIGYLSYRGRMQKAGRCLDGSGKCEMTTTESYLAALDDDDEAEAEMILGPPVLYWPKLKSLLTNKLSARRLEDSLRQRANKESFEAGQSEDENTASYIHGQFSSFDLDEVWNDEHYVRLQVKGSSDNSVSVLKDGKEELLETPGAYVAYSNNGSAAGKPVYVNYGLKADFQKLQKQGIILNDTITIFRAGKITLAEKVANAKEAGAVGALMYLDPDDYKNRDTLVPFGHAHFGTGDPFTPGFPSFNHTQFPPVKSSGLPHIVVQTISSGAARTLFSKMDGGEDCFPGWKGGLMGCKVMVSSTSNMTVKLTVSNVMVDRKILNIFGAIKGFEEPDRYVVIGAQRDSWGPGAAKAGVGTAILLELARVISDMVKNDGYKPRRSIIFASWSAGEYGAVGATEWLEGYTATLHAKAFTYINLDAAVLGSKHVKISASPLLYTLLERTMKGVKDPVKNSGSLYDRVGSNWVKTVVPLGLDNAAFPFLAYSGIPVVSFGFCNKDEEYPFLGTTEDTVDNLKMIDKLDDLMRAAAEVAGQIALRLTHDHELYLDFERYSEELLAFQEKFLVYDRDVKALGLTLNWLFFARGDFQRATDALRKDIANTDKENRIVRRALNDRIMKVEYDFLSPYLSPKDAPFRHIFFGKGPHTLQSLLDNLQLLRTNKNSVDVNMLKEHLALVTWTIKGAANALVGDIWNTDNEF; via the exons ATGGACCATGCCAGAGCGGTGATCTCCACTTTG TGTGGCGGTGAGCCCCTGTCATACACACGCTTCAGCGTTGCCCGGCAAACAGATGGAGACAACAGCCACGTGGAGATGAATCTGTCTGCTGAtgatgaggaaggaagggaaagaccAGACCACCTGCATGCCAGCATGCCTCCTTCACGGAGGAGGGGCAGGAACATCTGCTTCCCAATCATCGCAGCTGTCCTTCTCCTTTTGATTG GGTTTCTGATTGGCTACTTGAGTTACCGTGGACGAATGCAGAAGGCTGGCAGGTGTCTGGATGGAAGTGGCAAGTGTGAGATGACTACTACTGAATCATACTTAGCTGCtcttgatgatgatgatgaagctGAGGCAGAAATGATTCTTGGACCACCTGTCCTCTACTGGCCAAAGCTCAAATCCCTGTTGACAAATAAGCTGTCAGCCAGACGTCTTGAAGACAGCTTAAG ACAAAGAGCAAATAAGGAATCTTTTGAAGCTGGCCAGAGTGAAGATGAGAACACCGCCAGCTACATTCATGGCCAGTTCAGCAGCTTTGACTTGGATGAAGTGTGGAATGATGAGCACTACGTTAGGCTGCAGGTCAAAGGCAG CAGTGACAACAGTGTGTCTGTTCTGAAAGATGGTAAAGAAGAGCTTTTGGAGACTCCCGGTGCATATGTGGCATACAGCAATAATGGCTCAGCTGCT GGCAAACCAGTTTATGTGAACTATGGACTGAAAGCTGATTTTCAGAAGCTACAGAAGCAGGGCATTATACTGAATGACACTATAACCAtcttcagagctggaaaaataacTCTTGCTGAGAAA GTTGCAAATGCCAAAGAGGCAGGAGCAGTGGGTGCCCTCATGTACCTAGATCCTGATGATTACAAGAACAGAGATACGCTTGTCCCCTTTGGACAT GCCCACTTTGGAACTGGAGATCCTTTCACCCCAGGATTCCCTTCTTTCAACCACACCCAGTTCCCACCAGTGAAATCTTCTGGACTGCCTCACATTGTTGTTCAGACCATCTCTAGCGGAGCAGCAAGAACGCTGTTCAG caaaatGGATGGTGGAGAGGACTGCTTTCCAGGGTGGAAAGGAGGACTCATGGGATGTAAGGTGATGGTGAGCAGCACGAGCAATATGACAGTGAAACTGACTGTGAGCAATGTTATGGTGGACAGGAAGATTCTGAACATCTTTGGTGCTATCAAGGGATTTGAAGAACCAG ATCGCTATGTTGTGATTGGAGCCCAGAGAGATTCCTGGGGCCCAGGAGCAGCCAAGGCTGGTGTTGGAACTGCCATATTGTTGGAACTTGCCCGTGTGATTTCAGACATGGTGAAAAATG ATGGCTACAAACCAAGGCGCAGCATCATCTTTGCAAGCTGGAGTGCAGGAGAGTATGGAGCTGTGGGTGCTACTGAATGGCTGGAG GGATACACTGCCACACTGCATGCCAAAGCCTTCACTTACATTAACTTGGATGCTGCAGTCCTAG gctCCAAACATGTGAAGATTTCTGCAAGCCCCTTGCTGTACACCTTGCTGGAGAGAACTATGAAGGGG GTGAAGGACCCAGTGAAGAATTCTGGAAGCCTGTATGACAGAGTTGGCTCTAACTGGGTAAAAACAGT tgttcCCCTTGGCCTGGATAATGCAGCGTTCCCTTTCCTGGCCTATTCAGGAATCCCAGTGGTTTCCTTTGGTTTCTGCAAT AAAGATGAAGAATATCCCTTCTTGGGCACTACAGAGGACACAGTAGACAACCTGAAGATGATTGACAAGTTGGATGATCTTATGCGTGCTGCTGCAGAAGTTGCTGGACAAATAGCTCTCAGGCTGACCCATGATCATGAGCTCTACCTGGACTTTGAGAGATACAGTGAAGAATTGCTAGCATTCCAGGAGAAGTTTTTGGTCTACGATCGGGATGTAAAG GCGCTGGGGCTGACCTTGAACTGGCTGTTTTTTGCCCGTGGTGACTTCCAGCGAGCTACAGATGCACTGAGAAAAGACATTGCAAACACTGACAAGGAAAACAGGATTGTCCGCAGAGCCCTGAATGACAGGATCATGAAG GTGGAGTATGACTTCCTCTCCCCATACCTCTCACCAAAAGATGCTCCCTTTCGCCACATCTTCTTCGGCAAAGGCCCCCACACTCTGCAGAGTCTGCTGGACaacctgcagctgctgagaacCAACAAGAACAGCGTGGATGTGAACATGCTGAAAGAGCACCTGGCCCTGGTGACCTGGACCATTAAAGGGGCTGCCAATGCTTTAGTGGGTGATATCTGGAATACAGACAACGAATTCTAG